In Papaver somniferum cultivar HN1 chromosome 1, ASM357369v1, whole genome shotgun sequence, a genomic segment contains:
- the LOC113280340 gene encoding O-fucosyltransferase 23-like produces MNLSKPPKHIRFLDCHLNSKVRRCLFLISIALIFRALFLLTTPLAFKHNTIFDYWFSTSSSHHLVHDNSSGGGIRSDKFLEVPQIAWGLNNQKIAVARAFLTARMLNRTLLLPSLSASLFYKEVNLLQSVTFDKIFQFDKFNSLCNGFVQLGRFSDISNKTDVFDLNKGSGRKWTMERDLEQLRKVKQDPGIDGYEVIRILGKNPFLWHDHWPVRDYANVFECLVLVDEITEEAERVVSRIREIGSQVIESKTGPLPRTQQPYYVAVHMRIEKDWMIHCKKLQQRNNVTQICSSKEEILERVGNIVGINQQPTVVYLAVADDLLVDGSVLSGWKEGLLPYEKKKLGVWDIYKKYPYLIQSAIDYEVCLRADVFVGNSYSTFSSLIVLERSQKLLRTGAVTEGSSCTTNGNESGGSSIKWPSYAYNILGESGGPKKWMTNMSDTSLQAISYGSNDVSC; encoded by the coding sequence ATGAATTTATCGAAACCTCCCAAGCACATTAGATTTCTTGATTGTCACTTGAATTCCAAGGTTCGCAGATGTCTTTTCTTGATATCCATCGCTCTCATCTTCCGAGCTCTTTTTCTCCTTACAACCCCTCTCGCCTTCAAACATAACACCATTTTTGATTATTGGTTCAGTACCTCCTCTTCTCATCATCTGGTTCATGACAACTCGTCTGGTGGAGGAATAAGAAGTGATAAATTCTTAGAGGTTCCTCAAATTGCATGGGGACTAAACAATCAAAAGATAGCAGTGGCAAGAGCTTTTCTAACAGCCAGAATGCTCAACAGAACTTTGTTACTTCCTAGCTTAAGCGCTTCTTTGTTTTACAAAGAAGTCAATCTCTTGCAATCAGTCACTTTCGATAAGATTTTTCAGTTTGACAAGTTTAATTCTCTCTGCAATGGCTTTGTTCAATTGGGTCGCTTCTCTGACATTTCAAATAAGACCGATGTTTTCGATCTCAACAAGGGCAGTGGAAGAAAATGGACAATGGAGAGGGATTTAGAGCAACTGAGAAAGGTTAAGCAAGACCCTGGTATTGACGGGTACGAGGTTATTCGGATACTTGGGAAGAATCCATTCCTTTGGCATGATCATTGGCCTGTCAGAGACTATGCCAACGTCTTCGAGTGCTTAGTATTAGTTGATGAGATAACCGAAGAAGCTGAGAGAGTTGTGTCTAGGATTAGAGAGATAGGAAGTCAAGTGATTGAAAGCAAAACAGGTCCATTGCCGCGAACGCAGCAGCCTTATTATGTAGCTGTGCACATGAGAATAGAGAAAGACTGGATGATTCACTGCAAGAAGCTCCAACAGAGGAACAATGTCACTCAGATTTGTAGCAGTAAAGAGGAAATTCTGGAACGGGTAGGCAATATTGTCGGTATAAATCAACAACCTACGGTTGTTTATCTGGCGGTGGCGGACGATCTTCTCGTGGATGGTTCTGTTTTGAGTGGTTGGAAGGAAGGTCTCCTTCCTTATGAGAAGAAAAAGTTGGGTGTTTGGGATATCTACAAAAAGTACCCGTATCTCATTCAATCAGCAATCGACTACGAAGTTTGCTTGAGAGCTGATGTCTTTGTTGGTAATAGCTATTCTACATTTTCAAGTCTTATAGTTCTCGAACGAAGCCAGAAATTGCTTAGAACGGGTGCTGTTACAGAGGGATCATCATGCACTACAAATGGCAATGAATCAGGTGGCAGCAGCATAAAGTGGCCTTCATATGCATATAATATATTAGGCGAATCTGGGGGGCCGAAGAAATGGATGACAAATATGTCCGATACGAGTCTTCAAGCGATCAGTTACGGTTCTAATGATGTCTCCTGCTAA